Genomic DNA from Vespula vulgaris chromosome 5, iyVesVulg1.1, whole genome shotgun sequence:
aggacacagaaaaaaaaagaaagaaaaaagagaaaaacaattgTGACACATAGAATTTAATCGGTCGATTGAAACTTGGAAATTCCCTCAAAGGAATGTTAAAATTCAGTATCGATAACGTTTACAGGTAATTAACTAAATCGGATAGAAATGATAGATCGTTTTATATTGTCCAAGATTGGCAACATAATATCtacatttacgtatatatcatttatatatgttagtATTGTACAATTATATCTTATTGTATTTCAGCAATTAATTTCAACGATACGTGGTATATGTATCATCAACTCTGATATTCTCTTAAATTACTATGAAGATCATAGTTTACAATATAggacattattatttctttataaaaggAATAAGATTTAATCAGACCAATGCAGTGCAAagaatattactatatatgcAGTAGCTAGGATATTTCATTGCATCATTCTGAATTACATTACATAATTTTTGTGTTTTAGTCTGCTTTTAAACTGTCAGGAAGATATtcaaggaagagaaaaaatataagagagcaaaaagattaataaatctaatataagGTACactattttttacataaaattatactctatatatatgtataagcaccgacatataaaataaatataatagtatagaACTACCAATATTTAAAAGTAcgtatcaatgaaaataaacatatctttaataacaaattatgaTCTCTATAATCCTTTcctttaaacaaataaaagaaagtctaaataaaaagaatttcataatCTTGTGATAATCTTatgatttgtttatataaaaaatgtatatgtttgGAAGAATTTCCTAATATCTAGCATTTGTGCCTGTCCCATtgacgtttaaaatatttcacgttttttagacaatatttttagttattataattagtCTCTCagacatatattataaatacattttttgcgTAATTGTTTCAATACTTTGTATCtacataaaaaagtaattcatTCCATTGGCATAGTAGAAAATGTACTTTGATAAAAGGCATTCTATACGTATCtcaatattaaagaaatctaataaagatcgaataaaatgaGATACTTGAGGAACAATGATTACTTTCTGTTcataaagtataattatttaactgtTTCCTTTCTGTTTGGTTTATCTTTGCCATACATAGAATCCAAAAATAAACCCACAAATACTATTAATGTACTTATCCATTGTCTAGGTAAAAGACTATTaccaaaaattaatatagatcCTAAGACagtgaaaaattttctagTAGTAGTTATTATGGAACATGGTAATGGACCAAACTCAGCAactgttaaaaatatgaaatattgtcCAAATGCTCCGGCCAAAGAAAATGTTGAGATATGCCAAATAGTAGATGGATAACGTTgtaagaatttaataaattcaaacaaTTCTCCAGAGATAAGGATCACTATTCCACTAAATACAACAGACCATTGATTCATATTGAGCATCATATGTCCAGATTTAGATTTATGTTCTGCTCTCATACGTTCTTGTACAGCACTTGTTAATCCATCCATCGTTAATGATAACAAAAGTAGTAACTCCCCAAACCATGTTTGTCCTTCTATTTGTTTACTTGTACTTCCATccttatacataaataaagcAACTCCAATCacgatcaaaaatataaaaacatactTTCTGATTGGATATacctgtaaaaaaaagaatttgttgtTTAGATTActcgaaataattcgattcgaattagttgaattaaaacaaattgatAAACTATTTCACCTTGTTGCCCAATAATACACCAAGCACCATAACAGGTATCGGTTTTCCAGATTTTCCTATCACTTGAGTTGGGTAGCTTACAAATTGTAAAGCCATATTACTACAGACCATAGCAAGCAGATacgttaaagaagaaatagcaTAATATAATGTAGGTGTTGTATCTTCACCCTGTTTCATAACTGTTAATAAAATCATCTTAGCAAACATGTAATTAACCAAACATTGAGTGAAAACGAGAGCAAACATATAAgtaaatttctctttattcttctcaTCACCATATTGACCTCTCGTTATCTTCTCTTGTAGCATGCcaaaataaaagtaacatATGAAAATACCGGCAGCACAAATAAGTAGTTTGGAATGTTGATTGTTCGACATCTCGCACGATAAATCATCTATCGTCATAGAATATAATtcactatttattattttataagcttAAACATTAAAATACTATTATAGTCATATCCATATCTTATTTCTCTCACAAAATTTTAACTTTCAAGTATGACACGTAAATATACGTGGCATTAAATGATAGGTTATAACCAGTTCAAATCGCCACCGACTGTTACCGACTATGTACAAGTATGTTGGTGAAAAAGACTATGAACGTGTACAGCGCCACTCTACACACAAATTTTAAGATAGATTCGACAGCTATAACGATTTGAAGTTAGTTTGGTAATAGCGGTAACCTCAAATCCAAACATTCTTCAGGCATCACAATTCTACACGTGAATCTGCAAATATACTTAAATCAAATGAATTCTAGatgaaatatacaattttatttttcattctaattattcattattttattttgaaaacatttctgaaatatttcagaaattaGACATTAAATTAGAATACgacattatatcattttatgtGACAGCTACGATAAAGACTTTCTTGACACAGATGTTTGATTAAATTACATATctctaaaatcaaatagacaagcacatttattttttgttttttaaagagaaagtaaCCACAATATCTCACgatttttacgttttataatatcaaatatgtcTAATCTACTGTATATCGTGTTATGGatcatatcatttttattgtttataattagtTTTTCTAATGAAGAAAGCGATCATTGTGGAAGTAAAGCAAATAGACAATCACACTTTACTCAACATGAACAAGAACAATGTTCGgtgaatgatattaaaatgttggaaataagagataataaaaaaagacaaagtatTGAAAAAATGGTAAAGATAAATGGTGGTACATTTTCAATAGGAACAAACAATCCAATTTTTGTAGCGGATGGTGAAGGACCGAAAAGAGAAGTTGTACTGGATGATTTCTACATAGACAAATTTGAAGTTAGTAATCAAGATTTCTCTGAATTTGTGAGTTTAACTGGATATAAAACAGAAGCAGAAAAATTTGGagattctttcgtttttgAAGGTCTTTTGGAAGATCttgttaagaaagaaataaaagaagcagTGGCTCAAGCACCATGGTGGCTACCTGTAAAAGGTGCTACATGGCAACATCCTGAGGGACCTAAGTCAAACATAATGAGTAAGTTTATCAAAtcataaataagataatacaATAGAGTTTATTATGCTtgctttttttgtatttggaattttaaatattattgtatgaTGGTGCAACGTGtactatttattaatatataacataaatacaatatataacatataatatatataacatatatatatatatatatatatatatatatatatatatatatataaaacatactaATATTCAGTCAGGATGGATCATCCAGTCATTCATGTTTCTTGGAATGACGCATTCTCATATTGTAGTTGGTTGGATAAAAGATTACCAACAGAGGCAGAATGGGAAGTTGCATGTAGAGGAGGATTATCAGACAGATTATTTCCTTGGGGAAATAAATTAACTCCTAACGAACAGTTTAGGTATTGGACtattcttaaattaaaaataatatatgaatggTTATGTAcacttaaattttattttttttttttagagcaAATATTTGGCAAGGAAAATTtccatataataatacaaaagaagaTGGATACCTTGGTACTGCTCCAATTACCAAATTTTTACAGAATTCATATGGATTACATAACGTAGTCGGTAATGTTTGGGAATGGACATCAGACTGGTGGTTTACAAAGCATACAAGTGATCAAATAAAAGATCCTgtgagtaataataatttagaatgAATTTTACttgtattttgattattattcatatgaacttttttaatgttaattgttaaatattttagaaaggGCCACTGAGTGGAACAGACAAAGTAAAGAAAGGTGGTTCCTACCTGTGTCACAAAAGCTATTGTTATCGATATAGATGTGCTGCACGTAGTCAAAATACTCCTGATACATCTGCAGGAAATCTTGGTTTTCGATGTGCTATGTCAGCATAACATGTACAATAACATTTTGCCaagaatgttatattttattaaataattatattttaattaaaaacatcaTAATGTTCAACATTGCACTGAGAATAAAGTTTACGAATACAAATTCTTCGGAACAAAGTTTTTTTCactaattattgatttatgtaATCTAAAacaatattctattttttattaaacatgtCAAAGCAATGAaactaaaatagaaaaaaaactgagaaaagaaaactaaaacaaattaaactaaaaaaaagtaaattcaaaaaaattaaatggaaaaggaaaacaaactcaaaataacaaataaaagtaaaacatAATGTATCAAagcaaaaatataatgtataaaaacaaaagtaaaatgtataaaaaacaaaataaaattgccTGTTCTAGCAAAACATACctaacaaaaattatacagctgaaatttattaataaattacagttaggcataaaaattattcattcataCCTGAAAATgtcttaataaatttgtattttagaATCAATCATATTTATGTTTacgtttaaattaatttatgtttaCAGTTACACAAACAAAGTAACACACATAATCTATTATAAtctatagtattatattatagattaaaTCTATATTTGGAATTCaaaaacggaagaaagaaacatgtTAACAATAAGATATGAATatatgaacaaaaaattgtcattattattaattagtttttaaAACAATCGATATTCTTTAGTTAATTGTTTCCTCAAATTTagtatttattcattatatttgtattttaattatgtttcATTAAACCTATATCTCATATAACTTTTGTATATCTTATAGATGTCCATGAACAATAATTGAATCTCAATAAtgatatcttatattttttttataatatcaatactTCTGTATTTACTATTTCCTGTTGTTGCTATAGACTGCTTCATcagaatatattcttttacacTGCTTGATTGGAAATTGTGTCAGGAATAAAAACATCTATTGATAGATAACATTGAATACTATTttaactattactattacaattattataattattataacctAAATTGCACAAATTAATTGGCCACTGTAAATATGATATTAGTTCAACTAGTTCCGTCCTGCTTAGAATTATAATCGTATCTGTTATAATTGTAAGAAGTAGAAGCATTGAAGATTTAAccgattttctattttctggaAATCAAATTTCCCCTTTCGCAA
This window encodes:
- the LOC127064030 gene encoding formylglycine-generating enzyme isoform X1, whose product is MSNLLYIVLWIISFLLFIISFSNEESDHCGSKANRQSHFTQHEQEQCSVNDIKMLEIRDNKKRQSIEKMVKINGGTFSIGTNNPIFVADGEGPKREVVLDDFYIDKFEVSNQDFSEFVSLTGYKTEAEKFGDSFVFEGLLEDLVKKEIKEAVAQAPWWLPVKGATWQHPEGPKSNIMIRMDHPVIHVSWNDAFSYCSWLDKRLPTEAEWEVACRGGLSDRLFPWGNKLTPNEQFRANIWQGKFPYNNTKEDGYLGTAPITKFLQNSYGLHNVVGNVWEWTSDWWFTKHTSDQIKDPKGPLSGTDKVKKGGSYLCHKSYCYRYRCAARSQNTPDTSAGNLGFRCAMSA
- the LOC127064031 gene encoding solute carrier family 35 member B1 isoform X1, producing the protein MTIDDLSCEMSNNQHSKLLICAAGIFICYFYFGMLQEKITRGQYGDEKNKEKFTYMFALVFTQCLVNYMFAKMILLTVMKQGEDTTPTLYYAISSLTYLLAMVCSNMALQFVSYPTQVIGKSGKPIPVMVLGVLLGNKVYPIRKYVFIFLIVIGVALFMYKDGSTSKQIEGQTWFGELLLLLSLTMDGLTSAVQERMRAEHKSKSGHMMLNMNQWSVVFSGIVILISGELFEFIKFLQRYPSTIWHISTFSLAGAFGQYFIFLTVAEFGPLPCSIITTTRKFFTVLGSILIFGNSLLPRQWISTLIVFVGLFLDSMYGKDKPNRKETVK
- the LOC127064030 gene encoding formylglycine-generating enzyme isoform X2; translated protein: MLEIRDNKKRQSIEKMVKINGGTFSIGTNNPIFVADGEGPKREVVLDDFYIDKFEVSNQDFSEFVSLTGYKTEAEKFGDSFVFEGLLEDLVKKEIKEAVAQAPWWLPVKGATWQHPEGPKSNIMIRMDHPVIHVSWNDAFSYCSWLDKRLPTEAEWEVACRGGLSDRLFPWGNKLTPNEQFRANIWQGKFPYNNTKEDGYLGTAPITKFLQNSYGLHNVVGNVWEWTSDWWFTKHTSDQIKDPKGPLSGTDKVKKGGSYLCHKSYCYRYRCAARSQNTPDTSAGNLGFRCAMSA
- the LOC127064031 gene encoding solute carrier family 35 member B1 isoform X2 — its product is MTIDDLSCEMSNNQHSKLLICAAVMKQGEDTTPTLYYAISSLTYLLAMVCSNMALQFVSYPTQVIGKSGKPIPVMVLGVLLGNKVYPIRKYVFIFLIVIGVALFMYKDGSTSKQIEGQTWFGELLLLLSLTMDGLTSAVQERMRAEHKSKSGHMMLNMNQWSVVFSGIVILISGELFEFIKFLQRYPSTIWHISTFSLAGAFGQYFIFLTVAEFGPLPCSIITTTRKFFTVLGSILIFGNSLLPRQWISTLIVFVGLFLDSMYGKDKPNRKETVK